One segment of Halococcus saccharolyticus DSM 5350 DNA contains the following:
- the hisA gene encoding 1-(5-phosphoribosyl)-5-[(5-phosphoribosylamino)methylideneamino]imidazole-4-carboxamide isomerase — MFSGFEVIPAVDVRDGEVVQLVGGERGTGREYGDPIDAAERWVAAGARTLHLVDLDGAFEGERANAAAIERIVDTVDIPVQLGGGIRTAADARDLLDRGVDRVILGTAAVENPELVAEISETHPGSVVVSLDAKGGEVVVSGWTEGTGLDPATAAVEYEQRGAGAILFTDVDVEGRLDGVQTDPVRRLVDAVEIPVVASGGVATIDDIRALRGAGASAAVVGSALYEGQFTLDAAIEAIADK, encoded by the coding sequence ATGTTCTCCGGGTTCGAGGTGATCCCTGCGGTCGACGTTCGGGACGGCGAGGTGGTCCAGCTCGTCGGCGGCGAGCGCGGCACCGGGCGCGAGTACGGCGATCCGATCGACGCGGCCGAACGCTGGGTCGCGGCCGGCGCGCGCACCCTTCACCTCGTCGATCTCGACGGAGCGTTCGAGGGTGAGCGGGCGAACGCCGCCGCGATCGAACGGATCGTCGACACGGTCGATATCCCTGTCCAGCTCGGCGGCGGCATCCGCACCGCCGCGGACGCGCGCGATCTGCTCGACCGCGGCGTCGACCGGGTGATCCTCGGCACGGCCGCAGTCGAGAACCCCGAACTCGTCGCAGAAATCAGCGAGACTCACCCGGGGAGCGTGGTGGTGAGTCTCGACGCCAAGGGTGGCGAGGTCGTGGTGTCGGGCTGGACCGAGGGCACGGGTCTCGATCCGGCGACGGCAGCCGTGGAGTACGAGCAACGCGGCGCGGGTGCGATCCTTTTCACCGACGTCGACGTCGAGGGCCGTCTCGACGGCGTCCAAACCGATCCCGTCCGTCGACTCGTCGACGCCGTCGAAATCCCCGTGGTGGCGAGCGGTGGCGTGGCGACGATCGACGACATCCGCGCGCTCCGGGGTGCGGGCGCGAGCGCAGCAGTGGTCGGCAGCGCGCTCTACGAAGGTCAGTTCACGCTCGACGCCGCCATCGAGGCCATCGCGGACAAGTGA
- a CDS encoding DUF7350 domain-containing protein — protein MDRRRYLRLAAASSVALAGCSATESGGEPDSSSPSKTTSAEPDTVASNGTVPDSADDGSDRGVYVQPFAESMYVVGRGVMGASGGTTGGNGTNGTDTIASTSRTNTTTSGTTATETSDKSDAMPIAGDYRFALMYAAPHVFWTINGVETTRQPIEQGDSLHLMSVVWDPKSGTVLPDTGLSVEITRDGDLVSEEVIYPMLSQRMGFHYGANFPLPGDGSYTARLSVGGTGVRRTGAFAGRFAEPASVTIEFPFTETTREQVVSPKAPRAGEPGAIAPMAMGTVPSAVAPTKSELGGAFVGRATSGDAVFLVTRLSPDESPLDDGNPYLAVSARTPYNSLVLPAMALSATLERNGSTVFDGPLKRTLDSDLGYHYGAAVDSARPDDRLTISVTTPPQVARHEGYENAFLDMPAMRLTL, from the coding sequence ATGGATCGCCGACGATATCTTCGGCTCGCCGCCGCCTCGTCGGTCGCGCTTGCCGGCTGCTCGGCGACCGAATCCGGCGGTGAGCCGGACAGTTCATCACCGTCCAAGACTACGTCGGCGGAACCGGACACTGTCGCATCCAACGGCACGGTCCCCGATAGTGCTGACGACGGAAGCGATCGCGGCGTGTACGTCCAGCCGTTCGCGGAGTCGATGTACGTCGTCGGCAGGGGAGTTATGGGCGCTTCGGGCGGCACGACTGGTGGAAACGGGACGAACGGCACGGACACGATCGCCAGCACGAGCCGGACGAACACGACGACCTCCGGCACCACTGCGACGGAAACGTCCGACAAGAGCGACGCCATGCCGATCGCTGGCGACTACCGATTCGCGCTCATGTACGCCGCTCCGCACGTCTTCTGGACGATCAACGGCGTAGAAACCACGAGACAGCCCATCGAGCAGGGCGACTCGCTGCATCTCATGAGCGTTGTGTGGGACCCGAAAAGCGGGACGGTGCTTCCCGATACGGGGCTCTCGGTCGAGATCACCCGCGACGGCGATCTCGTGAGTGAGGAAGTGATCTACCCGATGCTCTCCCAGCGGATGGGGTTTCACTACGGTGCGAACTTCCCGCTGCCTGGTGACGGGAGCTACACCGCGAGACTCAGCGTGGGCGGAACGGGCGTCAGGCGGACGGGGGCGTTCGCTGGGCGGTTCGCGGAGCCGGCGAGCGTCACGATCGAGTTTCCGTTCACCGAGACGACACGCGAGCAGGTCGTCTCGCCGAAGGCCCCACGAGCCGGCGAGCCGGGCGCGATCGCACCGATGGCGATGGGTACAGTCCCGTCGGCGGTCGCCCCGACGAAATCCGAACTGGGTGGTGCATTCGTCGGTCGCGCCACGAGCGGCGACGCGGTGTTTCTCGTCACTCGACTGTCTCCGGACGAGAGCCCGCTCGACGACGGTAACCCCTACCTCGCGGTGTCGGCGCGGACGCCGTACAACAGTTTAGTGCTGCCCGCGATGGCGCTCTCGGCGACACTGGAACGCAACGGATCGACTGTCTTCGACGGGCCGCTGAAGCGCACGCTCGACTCCGACCTCGGCTACCACTACGGCGCAGCCGTCGACAGTGCGAGGCCAGACGACCGGCTCACGATTTCGGTCACGACGCCACCCCAGGTCGCCCGCCACGAAGGCTACGAGAACGCGTTTCTCGACATGCCGGCGATGCGTCTGACGTTGTAA
- a CDS encoding inorganic phosphate transporter: protein MALSPLLLLGLGVVVFVGFNIGGSNVGVAFGPAVGSKSVSATGAAALMTVSFFVGGWTVGRGVVRTMGGRIVPSSEFTLVASIVVLFFIGLALFLANVVGVPASTSMTGVGSIAGLGLATNTLNWTTMGEIVSWWIVSPVIAFWVSGVIGRYFYPHLNRLFAVKQTEGSLFDLDRSRTLPRPTLGTNTTVRELVGTLLVVVVACYTAFSAGTSNAANAIAPLVGAGALDIGPGIILAGLAVGLGAFTIGRRTMDTMGNDLTEMPLLAALIVAVVSSTLVTMLSWFDIPVSVVIISTMSIVGLGWGRATRTVTVTDIRQGESPAVSVDALATDADGQTVGGGGTPPDPEAEPTPIGDETIDDESTVDLFKPGASARVIAMQNLVPAVATLTSFLLFRFVLLS from the coding sequence ATGGCGCTTTCCCCGCTCTTACTCCTCGGACTCGGTGTCGTGGTCTTCGTCGGGTTCAATATCGGCGGCTCGAACGTCGGCGTCGCATTCGGGCCGGCGGTCGGGTCGAAGTCGGTCTCTGCGACGGGTGCGGCGGCACTGATGACGGTGAGTTTCTTCGTCGGCGGCTGGACGGTCGGCCGGGGCGTCGTTCGGACGATGGGTGGCCGGATCGTCCCGTCGAGCGAGTTCACGCTCGTGGCCAGCATCGTCGTCCTCTTTTTCATCGGTCTCGCGCTCTTTCTCGCCAACGTCGTCGGCGTTCCTGCCTCGACCTCGATGACCGGCGTCGGCTCGATCGCCGGCCTCGGCCTCGCGACGAACACCTTGAACTGGACGACGATGGGCGAAATCGTCTCGTGGTGGATCGTCTCCCCGGTGATCGCCTTCTGGGTCAGTGGCGTGATCGGGCGGTACTTCTATCCTCACCTGAACCGGCTGTTCGCCGTCAAGCAGACCGAGGGCTCGCTGTTCGATCTCGATCGGTCGCGAACGCTGCCGCGGCCAACGCTCGGCACGAACACCACCGTTCGAGAACTCGTCGGCACGCTGCTCGTCGTCGTCGTCGCCTGCTATACGGCGTTCAGCGCGGGAACATCGAACGCGGCGAACGCGATCGCACCGTTGGTGGGGGCCGGAGCGCTCGACATCGGACCGGGAATCATCCTCGCGGGACTCGCCGTCGGTCTGGGTGCGTTCACGATCGGCCGTCGGACCATGGACACGATGGGGAACGATCTCACCGAGATGCCGCTGCTCGCGGCGCTGATCGTCGCAGTCGTGAGCTCGACGCTCGTGACGATGCTCTCGTGGTTCGATATTCCTGTCAGCGTCGTCATCATCTCCACGATGAGCATCGTAGGGCTCGGCTGGGGGCGGGCCACGCGAACCGTCACCGTCACCGACATCCGACAGGGAGAATCGCCGGCCGTCTCGGTCGACGCGCTCGCCACCGACGCCGACGGACAGACCGTGGGCGGCGGCGGGACCCCACCCGATCCGGAAGCGGAGCCGACCCCGATCGGCGACGAGACGATCGACGACGAGTCGACGGTGGATCTGTTCAAACCGGGTGCGAGCGCACGCGTCATCGCCATGCAGAACCTCGTGCCGGCGGTCGCGACCCTCACCTCGTTTCTGCTTTTTCGGTTCGTTCTGCTCTCCTGA
- the upp gene encoding uracil phosphoribosyltransferase — translation MPIENRDPASLITHALARDTLSRLRSVETEQVAFRKGLVKLGRICGYEIIDGAMETEYVSITTPLAETTGEHVKGLDDVVIVNVLRAATPFVEGLLKAFPRAKQGVISAGRDESVGMTDGEFPITIDYTKLPEITEDDTVIVADPMLATGSTMCRVLEHVLEDAPEPEDLFVLSAVSAPDGLLRVGERFPEADLLTVSIDDRLDDDGFIVPGLGDAGDRAFRTQ, via the coding sequence ATGCCTATCGAGAACCGTGATCCCGCTTCGCTCATCACGCACGCGCTCGCCCGAGACACGCTCTCACGACTCCGCAGCGTCGAGACCGAACAGGTCGCCTTCCGAAAAGGACTGGTGAAACTCGGTCGGATCTGTGGCTACGAGATCATCGACGGCGCGATGGAGACCGAGTACGTCTCGATCACGACGCCGCTGGCCGAAACCACCGGCGAACACGTCAAAGGACTCGACGACGTGGTGATCGTGAACGTGCTCCGGGCGGCGACACCGTTCGTCGAGGGTCTGCTGAAGGCGTTCCCGCGCGCGAAACAGGGCGTCATCTCCGCCGGCCGCGACGAATCGGTCGGGATGACCGACGGCGAGTTCCCGATCACGATCGACTACACCAAACTCCCCGAGATCACCGAAGACGACACCGTGATCGTCGCCGATCCGATGCTCGCCACCGGGTCCACGATGTGCCGGGTGCTAGAACACGTTCTCGAAGACGCGCCCGAGCCCGAGGATCTGTTCGTGCTCTCGGCGGTCAGCGCGCCCGACGGACTGCTTCGGGTGGGCGAACGGTTCCCCGAGGCGGACCTCCTCACGGTTAGCATCGACGATCGTCTCGACGACGACGGGTTCATCGTTCCCGGCCTCGGCGATGCAGGCGACCGCGCGTTCCGCACACAGTAA
- a CDS encoding SRPBCC family protein, translating to MREVAASRFVRATPAAVGRALTPASLVEYEGSFTVYEVEDTDDGWLVIAGSRGVEFALAFENREDGLVYEQRGDGPLESLETTVTYRPENEGTRIRMTSGVSAGLPLPALTNRVAAWKRRGELRRALRQLANAVE from the coding sequence ATGCGCGAAGTGGCGGCGTCGCGGTTCGTCAGAGCGACCCCGGCAGCGGTTGGACGCGCGCTTACCCCGGCGTCGCTCGTGGAGTACGAAGGGAGTTTTACCGTCTATGAGGTGGAGGATACCGACGACGGCTGGCTCGTGATCGCCGGCTCCCGGGGTGTTGAGTTCGCGCTCGCGTTCGAGAACCGCGAGGACGGCCTGGTGTACGAACAGCGTGGCGACGGTCCGCTGGAATCGCTCGAAACCACCGTCACCTACCGCCCCGAAAACGAGGGCACCCGCATCCGGATGACCTCCGGCGTGAGCGCCGGACTACCCCTTCCCGCACTCACCAACCGGGTGGCCGCGTGGAAGCGTCGCGGGGAACTCCGGCGCGCACTCCGACAGCTCGCGAACGCCGTCGAGTGA
- the fer gene encoding ferredoxin Fer, translated as MPTVEYVNYEVFDDQGWDLEDDDLFEKAEEADLGEEDYGSLDVNESEYILEAAEAQGYDWPFSCRAGACANCAAIVKEGEIDMDMQQILSDEEVEDRNVRLTCIGSPAADTVQIVYNAKHLDYLQNRVI; from the coding sequence ATGCCTACCGTAGAATACGTCAACTACGAAGTGTTCGACGACCAGGGCTGGGATCTCGAGGACGACGACCTCTTCGAGAAAGCCGAAGAGGCCGACCTCGGCGAGGAGGATTACGGCTCCCTCGACGTCAACGAGTCCGAGTACATCCTCGAAGCCGCCGAGGCGCAGGGCTACGACTGGCCGTTCTCGTGTCGGGCGGGCGCGTGTGCGAACTGCGCCGCCATCGTCAAGGAAGGCGAGATCGACATGGACATGCAGCAGATCCTCAGTGACGAGGAGGTCGAGGACCGCAACGTCCGACTGACCTGCATCGGCAGCCCCGCTGCTGACACCGTGCAGATCGTCTACAACGCGAAACACCTCGACTACCTCCAGAACCGCGTTATATAA
- a CDS encoding IMPACT family protein, translated as MSDTAATYRTVAGRGEAAFEVQGSRFLGHIASADSVDAAEAFVAEVDSEYPDATHNVPAYRVRADPLREYASDDGEPGGSAGKPALTVLEREKLENVVVVVTRYYGGTNLGVSGLSRSYGRAVKLAVEDAGILEEQPHETVSIVVEYDDSGTVRGIIEGSDVEFEATYGERVAFRVRVPVTDCDALRERVLSATSGRAVIDTGDESQEDGRTDGE; from the coding sequence ATGAGCGACACGGCAGCGACCTACCGGACCGTCGCGGGGCGCGGCGAGGCCGCCTTCGAGGTTCAGGGATCGCGCTTTCTCGGCCACATCGCCTCTGCCGACTCGGTCGACGCTGCGGAGGCGTTCGTCGCGGAAGTCGACTCGGAGTACCCGGACGCGACCCACAACGTTCCCGCCTACCGCGTCCGGGCCGACCCGCTCCGAGAGTACGCGAGCGACGACGGCGAGCCCGGCGGCTCGGCGGGCAAGCCGGCACTGACAGTTTTGGAACGCGAGAAACTCGAAAACGTCGTAGTGGTTGTCACACGCTACTACGGCGGGACCAACCTCGGAGTTAGTGGGTTGTCGCGATCCTACGGCCGCGCGGTCAAGCTCGCGGTCGAGGACGCCGGTATTCTGGAGGAACAGCCACACGAAACCGTCTCGATCGTGGTCGAGTACGATGATTCAGGAACCGTCCGCGGGATCATCGAAGGATCGGATGTCGAGTTCGAGGCCACGTACGGCGAACGCGTGGCGTTCCGGGTTCGTGTGCCGGTGACCGACTGCGACGCGCTCCGCGAGCGAGTGTTGAGCGCGACTAGCGGACGAGCGGTGATCGATACCGGCGACGAGAGCCAGGAAGACGGCCGAACGGATGGAGAATGA
- the hisB gene encoding imidazoleglycerol-phosphate dehydratase HisB translates to MTRSATVTRETAETTVEVSLTIDGDGESTVETGIGFFDHMLDSFAKHGLFDLDVTCDGDLHIDDHHTIEDVAITLGEAFDEALDDRTGIRRFADRKVPLDEAIGSVVVDVSGRPLFRFDGRFSQDQVGEFTSTMAAHFCRSLATNAGLTLHAGIEGENAHHEIEALFKALARVLDDATRPDERREGTPSTKGAL, encoded by the coding sequence ATGACGCGGAGCGCGACTGTGACCCGCGAGACCGCCGAGACCACGGTTGAAGTCTCGCTGACGATCGACGGCGACGGCGAGTCGACCGTCGAGACCGGGATCGGTTTCTTCGATCACATGCTCGATTCGTTCGCAAAACACGGGCTGTTCGATCTCGACGTGACCTGCGACGGCGACCTCCACATCGACGACCACCACACCATCGAGGACGTCGCGATCACCCTCGGCGAGGCGTTCGACGAGGCGCTCGATGATCGGACAGGGATTCGACGGTTCGCCGACCGGAAGGTGCCACTCGACGAGGCGATCGGCAGCGTGGTGGTCGACGTTTCGGGCCGACCCCTGTTCCGGTTCGACGGGCGATTCTCCCAGGATCAAGTCGGGGAGTTCACGAGTACGATGGCCGCCCACTTCTGCCGGTCGCTCGCGACGAACGCCGGGCTGACCCTTCACGCCGGAATCGAGGGCGAGAACGCCCACCACGAGATCGAGGCGCTGTTCAAGGCACTGGCGCGCGTGCTCGACGACGCCACCAGACCCGACGAGCGCCGCGAGGGAACCCCGAGCACGAAGGGCGCGCTCTAA